The following proteins come from a genomic window of Streptomyces sp. Sge12:
- a CDS encoding NACHT domain-containing protein: protein MTGFETVLLRVAGTAATTLVRSLLTRAPGAGLTGKPVRPAAPWRRPVELGDAELRRLTEALAERLGPECAALPEHERLAALDAVGDAFAALGPLDPESLFAADLDPAAVAAAVPSPPAGLSGAAEALYGRLVRLCCAHAVEYVTTLPGFGARADVELVRRTGELARAVDRLGAAGDGAAYAFEERYARYVAETHGRLQLFGLTLSRSRREWPLDVAYISLAVSGEQGLPGEPELHRTQVRAEQALASADRVLLRGPAGSGKSTLVQWLALHAARQTDGPWSTCVPFVLRLRSFTASGDLPLPEDFLRAGAVPLSAPPGWVEDLMLSGRALVLVDGVDEVPQRLRARTETWLLSLVAAYPKARYVVTTRPSAVPEDWLAGLGFATRTMQPMERKDVRAFIGHWHAAARAQGQEVDAYEASLLAAVASRRDLARLATNPLMCALLCALNQDRRMQLPRARKELYDAALDMLLVRRDTEREISGVEGVYLTREEQIALLQRFAYWLIRNGQVEVGRDEAAAMVGEWLESMPQVGAQGGAEQVFAHLLIRSGVLLEPAPGSVVFVHRTFQDYLGAKAAVESRDFGLLVKNAHDDSWDDVVRMAVGHARPDERTRLLRGLLRRADKVKGARTRLVLLAAACLEHAPELDPGVREDVRARTAHLLPPRTREQARQLADVGELVLELLPPEADLDEDEAEAVVRTAGWIGGPRALEVVARFRHDTRLGVAFALSDVWAHFPAQEYTEAVLSTATLPGSYLLVSTEEQAARVGRLTHLKRINLHWAPGLPALVAQRPDLEHLFVYRNDGLTDLSLLAPMDRLAFLGLSMCPNVRDLAPLSRLPLRELSLVGLPAGLPLEPVRGLPLERLTLGYRTSADRVGDLPLPEGLRGLHLLQGAAALSLEGLERIPGLTSLSIVGDDRFDEVTEVAAPALTHLAVAAAAPDLGRLLRYQQLIALTLNECTVGDLAPLRSLLGLRFLILNHCEGSPDLTPLADLDRVTITLFGGAAVTGAELLPPERLRLRGS from the coding sequence ATGACGGGCTTCGAGACGGTTCTCTTACGGGTGGCGGGCACGGCGGCGACGACGCTGGTGAGGTCCCTCCTGACCCGGGCCCCGGGCGCGGGCCTGACGGGGAAGCCGGTACGTCCGGCCGCGCCGTGGCGCCGGCCGGTGGAACTGGGCGACGCCGAGCTCCGGCGCCTGACCGAAGCCCTGGCGGAGCGCCTCGGCCCGGAATGCGCGGCACTGCCCGAGCACGAGCGGCTGGCGGCACTGGACGCGGTCGGCGACGCCTTCGCGGCGCTGGGCCCCCTGGACCCGGAGTCCCTCTTCGCGGCGGACCTCGACCCGGCGGCCGTGGCGGCGGCGGTCCCGTCACCCCCGGCGGGCCTGAGCGGGGCCGCGGAGGCCCTGTACGGACGGCTGGTGCGGCTGTGCTGCGCGCACGCGGTGGAGTACGTGACCACCCTGCCGGGCTTCGGCGCCCGGGCGGACGTGGAACTGGTCCGCCGGACGGGCGAGTTGGCGCGGGCGGTGGACCGGCTCGGCGCCGCCGGGGACGGGGCGGCGTACGCCTTCGAGGAGCGGTACGCGCGGTACGTCGCCGAGACCCACGGCCGGCTCCAGCTCTTCGGCCTCACCCTCAGCCGCTCCCGCCGGGAATGGCCGCTGGACGTGGCGTACATCAGCCTCGCGGTCAGCGGCGAGCAGGGGTTGCCGGGGGAACCGGAGCTCCACCGGACCCAGGTCCGGGCCGAGCAGGCCCTCGCCTCGGCCGACCGGGTCCTGCTGCGGGGCCCGGCCGGCTCGGGGAAATCCACCCTGGTCCAGTGGCTGGCGCTCCATGCCGCCCGGCAGACGGACGGTCCCTGGAGCACCTGCGTCCCGTTCGTCCTGCGACTGCGCTCCTTCACCGCGTCGGGCGACCTGCCCCTGCCGGAGGACTTCCTGCGCGCGGGCGCGGTCCCGTTGTCGGCCCCGCCCGGCTGGGTGGAGGACCTCATGCTGAGCGGCCGGGCGCTGGTCCTGGTGGACGGCGTGGACGAGGTCCCGCAACGACTGCGCGCCCGCACGGAGACCTGGCTGCTCTCGCTCGTCGCCGCCTACCCGAAGGCGCGGTACGTGGTGACGACGCGTCCGTCCGCCGTCCCGGAGGACTGGCTCGCGGGCCTCGGATTCGCCACCCGCACGATGCAGCCGATGGAGCGGAAGGACGTCCGGGCCTTCATCGGCCACTGGCACGCGGCGGCCCGGGCGCAGGGCCAGGAGGTCGACGCGTACGAGGCTTCGCTCCTGGCGGCGGTCGCCTCCCGGCGGGACCTGGCGCGCCTGGCCACCAACCCGCTGATGTGCGCCCTGCTCTGCGCGTTGAACCAGGACCGGCGCATGCAGCTCCCCCGCGCCCGCAAGGAGCTGTACGACGCGGCGCTGGACATGCTGCTGGTCCGCCGGGACACCGAGCGGGAGATCAGCGGGGTCGAGGGGGTCTACCTCACCCGGGAGGAGCAGATCGCCCTGCTCCAGCGGTTCGCGTACTGGCTGATCCGCAACGGCCAGGTGGAGGTGGGCCGTGACGAGGCCGCCGCCATGGTGGGCGAGTGGCTGGAGTCGATGCCGCAGGTGGGGGCCCAGGGCGGCGCGGAGCAGGTCTTCGCGCACCTGCTGATCCGCAGCGGTGTGCTCCTGGAACCGGCGCCGGGCTCGGTGGTGTTCGTCCACCGCACCTTCCAGGACTACCTGGGGGCCAAGGCCGCCGTGGAGTCCCGCGACTTCGGCCTGCTGGTCAAGAACGCCCACGACGACTCCTGGGACGACGTGGTCCGGATGGCCGTGGGCCACGCCCGCCCCGACGAACGCACCCGCCTGCTGCGCGGCCTGCTCCGCCGCGCCGACAAGGTCAAGGGCGCCCGCACCCGGCTGGTCCTGCTGGCCGCAGCCTGCCTGGAGCACGCACCGGAACTGGACCCCGGGGTACGGGAGGACGTGCGGGCGCGCACGGCGCACCTGTTGCCGCCCCGCACCCGCGAACAGGCGCGGCAGCTCGCCGACGTCGGCGAGCTCGTCCTGGAACTCCTGCCCCCGGAGGCCGATCTCGACGAGGACGAGGCAGAAGCCGTCGTCCGTACGGCGGGGTGGATCGGCGGACCGCGCGCGCTGGAGGTCGTCGCGCGCTTCCGCCACGACACCCGGTTGGGCGTGGCCTTCGCGCTGTCGGACGTCTGGGCCCACTTCCCCGCGCAGGAGTACACCGAGGCGGTGCTGTCGACCGCCACTCTGCCGGGGTCGTACCTGCTGGTGAGCACCGAGGAGCAGGCGGCCCGGGTCGGGCGGCTGACCCACCTGAAGCGGATCAACCTGCACTGGGCTCCCGGTCTCCCGGCGCTGGTCGCGCAACGCCCGGACCTCGAGCACCTCTTCGTGTACCGCAACGACGGGCTGACCGACCTCTCCCTGCTGGCGCCCATGGACCGGCTGGCCTTCCTGGGCCTGTCGATGTGCCCGAACGTACGGGACCTCGCGCCGCTGTCCCGGCTGCCGCTGCGCGAACTGAGTCTGGTCGGGCTGCCGGCCGGTCTCCCGCTGGAACCGGTGCGCGGGCTCCCGCTGGAGAGGCTGACCCTGGGCTACCGGACCTCCGCCGACCGGGTCGGCGACCTGCCGCTCCCCGAGGGGCTGCGGGGGCTGCACCTTCTGCAGGGAGCGGCCGCTCTGTCGCTGGAGGGCCTGGAGCGCATCCCCGGACTGACGAGCCTGTCGATCGTCGGCGACGACCGGTTCGACGAGGTCACCGAGGTGGCCGCGCCCGCGCTCACGCACTTGGCCGTCGCCGCCGCGGCGCCGGACCTCGGCCGGCTGCTCCGGTACCAGCAGTTGATCGCCCTGACGCTGAACGAGTGCACCGTCGGCGACCTCGCACCGCTGCGGTCCCTGCTCGGACTCAGGTTCCTCATCCTCAACCACTGCGAGGGGAGTCCCGACCTCACCCCGCTGGCCGACCTGGACCGCGTCACGATCACCCTGTTCGGCGGCGCGGCCGTCACCGGCGCCGAGCTCTTGCCTCCGGAGCGGCTCAGGCTGCGCGGGTCCTGA
- a CDS encoding sterol desaturase family protein has translation MPNLPDVVLWSIPAFVLLTVIEVVSYRLHPDDDAAGYDTKDAATSITMGLGSIGFDLLWKIPVVAVFTAVYELTPLRVPFLWWTALLMLLVQDFLYYWQHRLHHVIRILWACHVVHHSSKRFNLTTALRQPWTSATTWWFYLPMVALGVHPAAIPFCYGLNLLYQFWVHTERIGKLPRPYEYVFNTPSHHRVHHASQGGYLDRNYGGILIIWDRMFGSWVGETDRPVYGLTKNIDTHNPLRVATHEYAAIARDVRAAGSWSERAGRVFRGPGWQPAPAGNPTAPAPASAPAPASAPAPASTPAPVPGQEAAAETRPSVQETSA, from the coding sequence ATGCCGAACCTGCCCGATGTCGTGCTGTGGTCCATACCTGCCTTTGTGCTGCTCACCGTCATCGAGGTGGTGAGCTACCGGCTCCATCCCGACGACGATGCCGCCGGCTACGACACCAAGGACGCCGCCACGAGCATCACCATGGGGCTCGGCAGCATCGGTTTCGACCTGCTCTGGAAGATCCCGGTCGTCGCGGTCTTCACCGCGGTCTACGAACTGACCCCGCTGCGCGTGCCGTTCCTGTGGTGGACCGCCCTGCTGATGCTGCTCGTCCAGGACTTCCTGTACTACTGGCAGCACCGCCTCCACCACGTCATCCGCATCCTGTGGGCCTGCCACGTGGTGCACCACAGCAGCAAGCGGTTCAACCTCACCACCGCCCTGCGCCAGCCCTGGACCAGCGCCACCACCTGGTGGTTCTACCTGCCCATGGTGGCCCTCGGCGTGCACCCGGCGGCGATCCCGTTCTGCTACGGACTCAACCTGCTCTACCAGTTCTGGGTCCACACCGAGCGCATCGGCAAGCTGCCGCGGCCCTACGAGTACGTCTTCAACACCCCCTCCCACCACCGGGTCCACCACGCCTCGCAGGGCGGCTACCTGGACCGCAACTACGGCGGCATCCTGATCATCTGGGACCGGATGTTCGGGTCCTGGGTGGGGGAGACCGACCGGCCCGTCTACGGGCTCACCAAGAACATCGACACCCACAACCCGCTGCGCGTGGCCACCCACGAGTACGCCGCCATCGCCCGCGACGTACGCGCCGCCGGCAGCTGGAGCGAGCGCGCCGGCCGCGTCTTCCGCGGCCCGGGCTGGCAGCCGGCCCCGGCCGGAAACCCCACCGCCCCGGCCCCGGCCTCCGCCCCGGCCCCGGCCTCCGCCCCGGCTCCGGCCTCCACTCCCGCCCCCGTCCCCGGTCAGGAAGCCGCCGCGGAGACCCGGCCGTCCGTGCAGGAGACCAGCGCGTGA
- a CDS encoding lysoplasmalogenase: MAAAVDLVSLLAGWHLGHVIAKPLLMPLLVAHMATRGAPRLLLAALLFGWGGDLALLFDAEPAFLIGMGSFAVGHVCYLVLFGKRPANPLLGGAYLLALLGTVALLWSDLPAGLRIPVAGYSLLLTAMAFRSSALGLRAGIGGALFLLSDTLIATGVADWPQLPRPDFWIMATYLAAQYLLATGTTPRAAGVR, from the coding sequence GTGGCAGCCGCCGTCGACCTCGTGTCGCTGCTGGCCGGCTGGCACCTCGGCCACGTCATCGCCAAGCCGCTGCTGATGCCCCTGCTGGTCGCCCACATGGCCACCCGCGGCGCGCCCCGCCTGCTGCTCGCCGCCCTGCTCTTCGGCTGGGGCGGGGACCTGGCCCTGCTCTTCGACGCCGAGCCCGCCTTCCTCATCGGCATGGGCTCCTTCGCCGTCGGGCACGTCTGCTATCTCGTCCTGTTCGGCAAGCGGCCCGCGAACCCGCTGCTCGGTGGCGCGTACCTGCTCGCGCTCCTCGGCACCGTCGCCCTGCTCTGGTCCGATCTCCCGGCCGGCCTGCGGATCCCGGTGGCCGGCTACAGCCTGCTGCTCACCGCCATGGCGTTCCGCTCCAGCGCCCTCGGCCTGCGCGCCGGGATCGGCGGTGCGCTGTTCCTGCTCTCCGACACCCTGATCGCCACCGGGGTCGCGGACTGGCCCCAGCTGCCCCGCCCGGACTTCTGGATCATGGCCACCTACCTGGCCGCCCAGTACCTGCTGGCCACCGGCACGACCCCGCGAGCAGCAGGCGTACGGTAG
- a CDS encoding zinc-dependent alcohol dehydrogenase family protein, translating to MRATVIHAPHDIRVEEVPDAAIQRPEDAVVRVLRACICGSDLWAYRGEAARQPGQRIGHEFLGVVEETGSAVSGLRAGDLVVAPFMWSDGTCEYCTEGLFTSCEHGGFWGSVGHDGGQGEAVRVPHADGTLVKLPADAVSDDHLLTGLLALSDVMGTGHHAALGAGVREGSTVAVVGDGAVGLCGVLAAKRLGAERIIALGRHAVRTDIAKLFGATDVVAERGEAAEAAVRELLGGRGAHAVIEAVGTEQSMRTAVNITRDGGAIGYVGVPHGSGTGLDLGLMFDRNITLRGGVAPVRAYIPELLEDVLSGAIDPAPVFDRAVSLDEVPDGYRAMDDRSALKVMIKP from the coding sequence ATGCGCGCCACCGTCATCCACGCCCCGCACGACATACGCGTGGAGGAGGTGCCCGACGCTGCGATCCAGCGCCCCGAGGACGCCGTCGTCCGCGTCCTGCGTGCCTGTATCTGCGGCAGCGACCTGTGGGCCTACCGCGGCGAGGCCGCGCGCCAGCCCGGCCAGCGCATCGGCCACGAGTTCCTGGGCGTCGTCGAGGAGACCGGCTCCGCCGTGTCCGGCCTGCGCGCCGGAGACCTCGTCGTCGCGCCCTTCATGTGGTCGGACGGCACCTGCGAGTACTGCACCGAGGGCCTGTTCACCTCCTGCGAGCACGGCGGCTTCTGGGGCTCGGTCGGCCACGACGGGGGCCAGGGCGAGGCCGTCCGCGTCCCGCACGCCGACGGCACCCTGGTGAAGCTGCCCGCCGACGCCGTCTCGGACGACCACCTGCTGACCGGGCTGCTCGCGCTGTCCGACGTCATGGGCACCGGTCACCACGCGGCGCTCGGCGCGGGCGTGCGCGAGGGCTCCACGGTCGCCGTCGTCGGTGACGGCGCGGTCGGCCTGTGCGGCGTCCTCGCCGCCAAGCGGCTGGGCGCCGAGCGGATCATCGCACTGGGCCGGCACGCCGTACGTACCGACATCGCCAAGCTCTTCGGCGCCACCGACGTCGTCGCCGAGCGCGGCGAGGCGGCCGAGGCGGCCGTGCGCGAGCTCCTCGGCGGCCGGGGCGCTCACGCGGTCATCGAGGCGGTCGGCACGGAGCAGTCCATGCGCACCGCCGTGAACATCACCCGCGACGGCGGGGCCATCGGCTACGTCGGCGTCCCGCACGGCAGCGGCACCGGCCTCGACCTGGGCCTCATGTTCGACCGCAACATCACCCTGCGCGGTGGTGTCGCCCCGGTCCGCGCCTACATTCCGGAGCTGCTGGAGGACGTGCTGAGCGGCGCGATCGACCCGGCGCCCGTCTTCGACCGGGCCGTGTCCCTGGACGAGGTCCCGGACGGCTACCGGGCGATGGACGACCGCAGCGCGCTCAAGGTCATGATCAAGCCGTAG